The Thermacetogenium phaeum DSM 12270 genome segment GTCTGCAAACTGGTGGCCAGGATCAGGTTCACCGGCTCCAGGAGGCTTCCGTGCAGCCTGTAAGCGCAGGCTGCGGCATGCTTTAAGGCCTTGGCCGTAGCTTCGGGGTTGGAGAAATGACTCTTCCCCTTCTCCATCAGGAAGTCAATTAACTCATCAAGCGGTCGTGCCGCAATCTCTTCCGGAGAAAGGAACTCGGTCAGGATCGCCTCCGAGGTGGCCCCGAAGATGTCGCTCAGCACCTTGTCCTGGCAGATGGTATTGAACTTCAGGAACAGGTTGGTCAGGAAGTAGTTCTTCTCCCGAGTGATGGTCTGGATCAGGTGGTAACGGAACCTGGTCAGCCGCTGGAGGGGCAGGTAGCGGAAGTCCACCTGGCAGCTCTCGGGCAGCCGTCCGAACCTGAGCCGGTCGGCGATCACCAGGCAGTCGAACCAGTCATCCTTTGGAATATCGACGTACTGTTTTCTGAAGTTGGCGATCACCTTGGGATTGAAGACGTACACCTGGGGGTGAAAGGAAGCCAGCAAAGGCTCACCAGCCAGGCGCATCTGCAGGTGCCAGCCATAGACAGAGGTGGACTCCATGCCGATCCGCAGGGAATCAACTTCGTTGGCGCCGCAGATCTCCACCAGGTACTTAACAAAGGA includes the following:
- a CDS encoding IS110 family RNA-guided transposase, whose protein sequence is MKLFVGIDVSMKDFKARMFDAEGEEIAKRMRYKNDDPGAESFVKYLVEICGANEVDSLRIGMESTSVYGWHLQMRLAGEPLLASFHPQVYVFNPKVIANFRKQYVDIPKDDWFDCLVIADRLRFGRLPESCQVDFRYLPLQRLTRFRYHLIQTITREKNYFLTNLFLKFNTICQDKVLSDIFGATSEAILTEFLSPEEIAARPLDELIDFLMEKGKSHFSNPEATAKALKHAAACAYRLHGSLLEPVNLILATSLQTICTLEQQVKSIDRAIEKELSHFPNTLQSMPGMGPVCTAGIIAEIGDIHRFDNEKAVAKFAGLTWRKHQSGEFEADDTPLTKTGNVYLRYYFVMAADSVRKWDPRFAEFYARKFKESSTHHHRRALVLTARKLVRVVDALLRSNQLYVPQGQRKVV